A genomic window from Buteo buteo chromosome 13, bButBut1.hap1.1, whole genome shotgun sequence includes:
- the ITGB4 gene encoding integrin beta-4 isoform X2 translates to MRRKRMDVLPRACAGLLLLSLLCATGLCQGSKNNRCVLSRAKSCTECIRVDKECSFCTDESFEESRCDLRENLLRYGCGEASIVYTRGEMRTQQNFSINTALQRTQVSPQGMFMRLRAGEEMSFNMDVFQPLESPVDLYILMDFSYSMSDDLDNLKSMGQNLAEFLQALTSNYTIGFGKFVDKVSSPQTDMRPEKLREPWNNADSPFSFKNVIRLTSNINDFSKELRKERISGNLDAPEGGFDAILQTAVCKEKIGWRKDSTHLLVFSTESAFHYEADGTNVLAGILARNDEQCHLDTDGTYVYDTKQDYPSVPTLVRLLGQHNIIPIFAVTNHSYSYYEKLRKYFPISEIGVLQEDSSNIVELLRTAFERIRSKMDIRADFIPKAMKTEFTSSMYEKTESGSFHITRGEVGKFNVRVKALEYIGGQHVCSLPEKDRQGVIHVKPTSLSDSLKVTASVICDVCPCEQQQEFSSRKCSFHGDFVCGQCICHPGWRGDTCDCSPASSPNNEACIRPGDVEPCSGRGECLCGKCQCYSEDLIQRFDGAFCQYDVLQCPRTSGFLCNDRGRCSKGACVCESGWEGPGCECPMSNDTCIDSRGGICNNHGRCECGRCICDKASLYTSSTCEISYSLGFQAVCESIRDCVRCQAWGTGNTKGNCSACHLQIQMVEELKKEEASEYCSFQDEEDDCTYHYTLEGDPTVLPNTTVHVQKKKECPPGSFLWLIPLLIFLILLLGLLLLLCWKFCACCKACLALLPCCARGRTVGFKEDHYMLRHSLMSSDHLDTPMVRSGSLKGRDIVRWKINNNVHKQGFTSLAAANPKDLIPYGLSLRLTRLFTQNLVKPDTRECEQLRQEVEENLNDVFKHIPGCHKLQQTKFRLQPNSGKRQDHTIVDTVLTAPRSAKPEIIKVMEKHVSHEAFNDLKVSPGYYTVTSDQDAHGMVEFQEAVELVDVRVPLFIREDDDDEKQLQVEAIDVPTGIAEIGRRLVNITIIKEQASSLITFLQPAYSHSRFDKLAKIPVLREIIDNGKSQVTYRTRDLTAKNGRDYIFTEGDLVFQPGETRKEVQVPLLELTEIDTLLHNCQLKQFAIDLLHPKYGAKIGRYPQTTVTIADPEVVDGVPSMAGLSQVSQSPKGRLSAPLNPNAHALSSREIRFSWFPPPGKPLGYKVKYWIQGDPESEARLIDVKAPSAELSNLYPFCDYEMQVCAYNALGEGAYSDIIHCRTLEDVPSEPGRLAFNVVSSTVTQLSWAEPAETNGEITAYEVSYGLVNEDNAPIGPMKKVLVEDPKKRMVLIENLRESQPYRYMVKARNGAGWGPEREATINLATQPKRPMSIPIIPDVPIIDAEGGEDYDSYLMYSADVLRSPAGSKRPSVSDDSGSRWKYVQLLGEDLDLRRITWRLPPETIPRLSGSSRFSSDTEGLLHEEDSDVATGSLRRSGTPRPQAEHLLNGRVDFSFPGSGSGTLTRTTNASYHQLTSHMQQEHRVLGSSSLTRDYSTMLMGHDYPGRLLPPIHEDAGRTIPRPRDVGFRSRAKVKGYYPSTGFRDSIIMTDGSAGICKYIDSRLPLGVPDTPTRLVFSALGPTSLKVSWQEPHCEKEVQGYSVQYQLLNGGEVHRLTIPNPSQNSVVVEDLLPNHSYIFKVKAQSEEGWGPEREGVITIESQVDPQSPLSPVPGSPFTLSTPSAPGPLVFTALSPDSLQLSWERPRKPNGSILGYMVTCEMLHGGGEPRNIYVEGDNPETTLTVPHLSENVPYKFKVQAKTTQGFGPEREGIITIESQDGGTFSQFGGQQYMREEVYNFPTEYSTKTSISHSSLDPHFTDGMLMTTQRVESASSTLTKQVTKEFVSRTVMSSGTLTKQMERQFYEA, encoded by the exons gaggaagaggatggatGTGCTGCCACGGGCATGTGCCGGGCTGctcctcctgtccctgctctgcGCCACCGGCCTCTGCCAAGGGAGCAAAA ATAACCGCTGCGTGCTGTCCCGGGCAAAGAGCTGCACCGAGTGCATCCGAGTGGATAAGGAGTGTTCCTTCTGTACCGATGAG AGCTTTGAAGAGTCTCGCTGTGACTTGCGGGAGAACTTGCTGCGGTACGGCTGTGGGGAAGCCAGCATCGTGTACACCAGGGGCGAGATGCGGACCcagcag AATTTCAGTATCAACACGGCCCTGCAGAGGACACAGGTGTCCCCCCAGGGCATGTTCATGCGGCTGCGAGCTGGGGAGGAGATGAGCTTCAACATGGATGTCTTCCAGCCCTTGGAGAGCCCTGTGGATCTCTACATCCTCATGGACTTCTCCTACTCTATGTCTGATGATCTGGACAACCTCAAAAGCATGGGCCAAAACCTAG cgGAGTTCCTGCAAGCCCTGACTTCCAATTACACCATCGGATTCGGCAAGTTTGTGGACAAAGTCTCATCCCCTCAGACAGACATGAGACCTGAGAA GCTGCGCGAGCCCTGGAACAATGCCGACTCCCCCTTCTCCTTCAAGAACGTCATCCGCCTGACCAGCAACATCAACGACTTCAGCAAGGAGCTCAGGAAAGAGCGCATCTCTGGCAACCTGGATGCCCCTGAGGGCGGCTTTGATGCCATCCTGCAGACAGCTGTTTGCAAG GAAAAGATTGGCTGGAGGAAGGACAGCACTCACCTGCTCGTGTTCTCCACCGAATCTGCCTTTCACTATGAAGCTGATGGTACCAACGTCCTGGCAGGGATCCTGGCGAGAAACGATGAGCAATGTCACCTAGACACCGATGGCACCTACGTGTATGACACCAAGCAGGATTATCCTTCGGTGCCCACCCTGGTGCGCCTGTTGGGCCAACACAACATCATCCCCATCTTTGCTGTCACCAACCACTCCTACAGCTACTATGAG aagCTGCGCAAGTATTTCCCCATATCTGAGATCGGGGTGCTCCAGGAGGACTCTTCCAACATCGTGGAGTTGCTCCGCACAGCCTTTGAG CGCATCCGCTCCAAGATGGACATCCGGGCTGACTTCATCCCCAAAGCCATGAAGACAGAGTTCACCTCCTCGATGTATGAAAAGACAGAGTCTGGCTCCTTCCACATCACCCGTGGGGAAGTG GGCAAGTTCAACGTGCGTGTGAAGGCACTTGAGTACATTGGTGGGCAGCACGTCTGCAGCCTCCCTGAGAAAGACCGGCAGGGAGTTATCCACGTGAAACCCACGTCCCTGAGTGACAGCCTTAAAGTCACAGCCTCTGTCATCTGTGACGTGTGTCCTTGTGAACAG CAACAAGAGTTTAGCTCGCGCAAGTGCAGCTTCCACGGGGACTTCGTTTGTGGACAGTGCATCTGCCACCCGGGCTG gCGAGGGGACACGTGCGACTGCTCCCCGGCATCGTCTCCCAACAACGAAGCCTGCATCCGCCCTGGGGATGTGGAGCCGTGCTCGGGCCGGGGCGAGTGCCTGTGCGGGAAGTGCCAGTGCTACTCCGAGGACCTGATACAGCGCTTCGACGGGGCGTTCTGCCAGTACGACGTCCTGCAGTGCCCACGCACCTCCGGCTTCCTCTGCAATG ATCGCGGTCGCTGCTCCAAGGGCGCGTGTGTGTGCGAGAGCGGCTGGGAAGGGCCGGGCTGCGAGTGTCCCATGAGCAACGACACCTGCATCGACAGTCGAGGG GGCATTTGCAACAACCATGGGAGGTGCGAATGCGGCAGATGCATCTGTGACAAGGCTTCGCTGTACACCAGTTCCACCTGCGAAATCAGCTACTCCCTG GGCTTCCAGGCTGTGTGCGAGAGCATCCGGGACTGCGTTCGCTGCCAGGCCTGGGGAACAGGCAACACGAAAGGGAACTGCAGCGCGTGCCACCTCCAGATCCAGATGGtggaagagctgaagaaag AGGAGGCCAGCGAGTACTGCTCGTTCCAGGACGAGGAGGACGATTGCACGTACCACTACACCCTGGAGGGAGACCCCACCGTCCTCCCCAACACTACCGTCCAcgtgcagaagaaaaaag AGTGCCCACCGGGAAGCTTCCTCTGGCTCATCCCGCTGCTCATCTTCCTCAtcctgctcctggggctgctgctgctgctctgctggaagttctgtgcctgctgcaag GCTTGCCTGGCCCTGCTTCCCTGCTGTGCACGAG GTCGCACTGTTGGCTTCAAGGAGGACCACTACATGCTTCGCCACAGCCTCATGTCCTCTGACCACCTGGACACTCCCATGGTCCGCAGCGGGTCCCTCAAGGGCCGGGACATAGTCCGCTGGAAGATCAACAACAATGTTCACAAGCAGGGCTTCACCTCCCTCGCTGCTGCCAACCCCAAAGATCTCA ttcccTACGGGCTGTCTCTGAGGCTGACCCGGCTTTTCACGCAGAACCTGGTGAAGCCGGACACCCGGGAGTGCGAGCAGCTGCGCCAGGAAGTGGAGGAGAAC CTGAATGACGTTTTCAAGCACATCCCCGGCTGCCACAAGCTCCAGCAAACCAAGTTCAG gttacAGCCCAATTCTGGGAAAAG GCAGGACCACACCATTGTGGACACAGTGCTTACCGCCCCTCGCTCAGCCAAGCCAGAGATCATCAAAGTGATGGAAAAGCATGTTTCCCACGAGGCTTTCAATGACCTGAAGGTTTCACCGGGTTATTACACTGTGACCTCAGACCAAG ATGCTCATGGGATGGTGGAGTTCCAAGAGGCCGTGGAGCTGGTGGATGTCCGTGTCCCGCTCTTCATCAGggaggatgatgatgatgagaagcagctgcaggtggagGCTATTGATGTCCCCACCGGCATCGCAGAGATTGGACGCAGGCTTGTCAACATCACCATCATCAAAGAACAAG CCAGCAGCCTCATCACCTTCTTGCAGCCAGCCTATTCCCACAGCCGCTTTGATAAGTTGGCCAAGATCCCTGTCCTCCGGGAGATCATAGACAACGGGAAATCCCAAGTCACCTACAGGACCCGGGATCTCACCGCCAAGAATGGCAGG gaCTACATCTTCACAGAGGGTGACCTGGTCTTCCAGCCTGGGGAGACCCGAAAGGAGGTGCAGGTCCCCTTGCTGGAGCTGACCGAAATAGATACGCTCCTCCACAACTGCCAGCTCAAGCAGTTCGCCATCGACCTCCTCCATCCCAAGTACGGTGCCAAGATTGGCCGATACCCCCAGACCACGGTGACCATCGCCGACCCAG AGGTGGTGGATGGTGTCCCCTCGATGGCTGGTCTGAGCCAGGTCTCCCAGTCCCCCAAAGGCCGCCTGAGTGCACCACTTAATCCCAATGCCCATGCTCTCAGCTCCAGGGAAATCCGCTTCAGCTGGTTTCCTCCACCTGGAAAACCTCTGGGGTACAAG GTGAAATACTGGATCCAAGGGGACCCCGAGTCAGAAGCCCGTCTCATTGATGTCAAAGCACCATCAGCAGAGCTGAGTAACCTCTACCCCTTCTGCGACTACGAGATGCAAGTCTGCGCCTACAACGCCCTGGGTGAAGGGGCTTACTCCGACATCATCCACTGCCGCACGCTTGAGGACG TGCCCAGCGAGCCTGGCCGCTTGGCTTTCAATGTTGTGTCTTCCACCGTGAcacagctgagctgggctgagcctgCAGAAACCAATGGGGAGATCACAGCTTACGAAGTCAGTTATGGACTCGTCAATGAGGACAATG CACCCATTGGCCCAATGAAGAAGGTGCTTGTTGAAGACCCAAAGAAGCGCATGGTGCTGATAGAAAACCTGCGGGAGTCCCAGCCCTATCGCTACATGGTGAAGGCTAGAAatggtgctggctggggaccTGAGAGAGAAGCCACCATCAACCTCGCTACGCAGCCCAAGCGCCCAATGTCCA tCCCCATCATCCCTGATGTCCCCATCATTGATGCAGAGGGAGGTGAGGACTATGACAGCTACCTGATGTACAGCGCAGATGTGCTTCGCTCTCCAGCTGGCAGCAAGCGTCCCAGTGTCTCTGATGATTCAG GCTCCAGGTGGAAATAtgtgcagctgctgggagaagaCTTGGATCTTCGCCGCATCACCTGGAGGCTCCCACCTGAAACCATTCCCCGCCTCTCTGGCAGCAGCCGCTTCTCCTCGGACACCGAGGGTCTCCTCCACGAGGAGGACAGCGACGTGGCTACTGGCAGCCTGCGGAGGAGCGGGACGCCCCGGCCCCAAGCAG AGCACTTGCTGAACGGCCGAGTGGacttctccttccctggcaGTGGCAGCGGCACGCTGACCAGGACAACGAACGCCAGCTACCACCAGCTGACCTCACAcatgcagcaggagcacagggtGTTGGGGAGTTCCTCGCTGACAAGAGACTACTCCACAATGCTGATGGGGCACG ATTACCCGGGGAGACTCCTCCCTCCCATCCATGAAGATGCTGGGAGGACAATCCCACGGCCTCGGGATGTGGGTTTCAGGAGCAGGGCAAAGGTGAAGGGTTACTACCCCAGCACTGGCTTTCGGGACTCTATAATCATGACTGATGGGTCTGCAGGGATTTGCAAGTATATAG ACTCCAGGCTGCCACTGGGCGTCCCTGACACCCCCACACGCCTGGTGTTCTCCGCCCTGGGACCCACCTCCCTGAAGGTGAGCTGGCAGGAGCCGCACTGCGAGAAGGAGGTGCAGGGCTACAGCGTGCAGTACCAGCTCCTCAATGGAG GAGAAGTGCACCGACTCACCATCCCTAACCCCAGCCAGAATTCGGTGGTGGTAGAGGACCTGCTACCCAACCACTCCTACATCTTCAAGGTGAAGGCCCAAAGTGAGGAAGGCTGGGGTCCCGAGAGGGAAGGAGTCATCACGATAGAGTCCCAGGTGGACCCGCAGAGCCCACTCAGCCCTGTACCAG GTTCACCCTTCACGCTGAGCACACCCAGTGCTCCTGGACCACTGGTTTTCACTGCCCTCAGCCCTGACtccctgcagctcagctgggagAGACCCCGCAAGCCCAACGGGTCCATCTTGGGCTACATGGTCACCTGTGAGATGCTGCATGGAGGAG GGGAGCCCAGGAATATCTATGTCGAAGGAGACAATCCGGAAACTACCCTGACTGTGCCCCACCTGAGTGAGAATGTCCCATACAAGTTCAAAGTGCAAGCCAAGACCACCCAAGGCTTTGGGCCAGAGAGAGAAGGCATCATCACCATCGAATCTCAGGATGGAG ggaCTTTCTCCCAGTTTGGAGGACAGCAGTACATGAGAGAAGAAGTGTACAACTTCCCCACCGAATACAGCACCAAAACCAGCATCAGCCATTCCTCTCTGGATCCCCACTTCACAG ACGGCATGCTCATGACAACCCAGCGAGTGGAGAGCGCCAGCAGCACCCTCACCAAACAGGTCACCAAAGAGTTTGTGAGCCGGACCGTGATGTCCAGTGGGACCCTCACCAAACAGATGGAGAGGCAGTTCTACGAGGCCTGA
- the ITGB4 gene encoding integrin beta-4 isoform X1 translates to MCFRRKRMDVLPRACAGLLLLSLLCATGLCQGSKNNRCVLSRAKSCTECIRVDKECSFCTDESFEESRCDLRENLLRYGCGEASIVYTRGEMRTQQNFSINTALQRTQVSPQGMFMRLRAGEEMSFNMDVFQPLESPVDLYILMDFSYSMSDDLDNLKSMGQNLAEFLQALTSNYTIGFGKFVDKVSSPQTDMRPEKLREPWNNADSPFSFKNVIRLTSNINDFSKELRKERISGNLDAPEGGFDAILQTAVCKEKIGWRKDSTHLLVFSTESAFHYEADGTNVLAGILARNDEQCHLDTDGTYVYDTKQDYPSVPTLVRLLGQHNIIPIFAVTNHSYSYYEKLRKYFPISEIGVLQEDSSNIVELLRTAFERIRSKMDIRADFIPKAMKTEFTSSMYEKTESGSFHITRGEVGKFNVRVKALEYIGGQHVCSLPEKDRQGVIHVKPTSLSDSLKVTASVICDVCPCEQQQEFSSRKCSFHGDFVCGQCICHPGWRGDTCDCSPASSPNNEACIRPGDVEPCSGRGECLCGKCQCYSEDLIQRFDGAFCQYDVLQCPRTSGFLCNDRGRCSKGACVCESGWEGPGCECPMSNDTCIDSRGGICNNHGRCECGRCICDKASLYTSSTCEISYSLGFQAVCESIRDCVRCQAWGTGNTKGNCSACHLQIQMVEELKKEEASEYCSFQDEEDDCTYHYTLEGDPTVLPNTTVHVQKKKECPPGSFLWLIPLLIFLILLLGLLLLLCWKFCACCKACLALLPCCARGRTVGFKEDHYMLRHSLMSSDHLDTPMVRSGSLKGRDIVRWKINNNVHKQGFTSLAAANPKDLIPYGLSLRLTRLFTQNLVKPDTRECEQLRQEVEENLNDVFKHIPGCHKLQQTKFRLQPNSGKRQDHTIVDTVLTAPRSAKPEIIKVMEKHVSHEAFNDLKVSPGYYTVTSDQDAHGMVEFQEAVELVDVRVPLFIREDDDDEKQLQVEAIDVPTGIAEIGRRLVNITIIKEQASSLITFLQPAYSHSRFDKLAKIPVLREIIDNGKSQVTYRTRDLTAKNGRDYIFTEGDLVFQPGETRKEVQVPLLELTEIDTLLHNCQLKQFAIDLLHPKYGAKIGRYPQTTVTIADPEVVDGVPSMAGLSQVSQSPKGRLSAPLNPNAHALSSREIRFSWFPPPGKPLGYKVKYWIQGDPESEARLIDVKAPSAELSNLYPFCDYEMQVCAYNALGEGAYSDIIHCRTLEDVPSEPGRLAFNVVSSTVTQLSWAEPAETNGEITAYEVSYGLVNEDNAPIGPMKKVLVEDPKKRMVLIENLRESQPYRYMVKARNGAGWGPEREATINLATQPKRPMSIPIIPDVPIIDAEGGEDYDSYLMYSADVLRSPAGSKRPSVSDDSGSRWKYVQLLGEDLDLRRITWRLPPETIPRLSGSSRFSSDTEGLLHEEDSDVATGSLRRSGTPRPQAEHLLNGRVDFSFPGSGSGTLTRTTNASYHQLTSHMQQEHRVLGSSSLTRDYSTMLMGHDYPGRLLPPIHEDAGRTIPRPRDVGFRSRAKVKGYYPSTGFRDSIIMTDGSAGICKYIDSRLPLGVPDTPTRLVFSALGPTSLKVSWQEPHCEKEVQGYSVQYQLLNGGEVHRLTIPNPSQNSVVVEDLLPNHSYIFKVKAQSEEGWGPEREGVITIESQVDPQSPLSPVPGSPFTLSTPSAPGPLVFTALSPDSLQLSWERPRKPNGSILGYMVTCEMLHGGGEPRNIYVEGDNPETTLTVPHLSENVPYKFKVQAKTTQGFGPEREGIITIESQDGGTFSQFGGQQYMREEVYNFPTEYSTKTSISHSSLDPHFTDGMLMTTQRVESASSTLTKQVTKEFVSRTVMSSGTLTKQMERQFYEA, encoded by the exons ATGTGtttcaggaggaagaggatggatGTGCTGCCACGGGCATGTGCCGGGCTGctcctcctgtccctgctctgcGCCACCGGCCTCTGCCAAGGGAGCAAAA ATAACCGCTGCGTGCTGTCCCGGGCAAAGAGCTGCACCGAGTGCATCCGAGTGGATAAGGAGTGTTCCTTCTGTACCGATGAG AGCTTTGAAGAGTCTCGCTGTGACTTGCGGGAGAACTTGCTGCGGTACGGCTGTGGGGAAGCCAGCATCGTGTACACCAGGGGCGAGATGCGGACCcagcag AATTTCAGTATCAACACGGCCCTGCAGAGGACACAGGTGTCCCCCCAGGGCATGTTCATGCGGCTGCGAGCTGGGGAGGAGATGAGCTTCAACATGGATGTCTTCCAGCCCTTGGAGAGCCCTGTGGATCTCTACATCCTCATGGACTTCTCCTACTCTATGTCTGATGATCTGGACAACCTCAAAAGCATGGGCCAAAACCTAG cgGAGTTCCTGCAAGCCCTGACTTCCAATTACACCATCGGATTCGGCAAGTTTGTGGACAAAGTCTCATCCCCTCAGACAGACATGAGACCTGAGAA GCTGCGCGAGCCCTGGAACAATGCCGACTCCCCCTTCTCCTTCAAGAACGTCATCCGCCTGACCAGCAACATCAACGACTTCAGCAAGGAGCTCAGGAAAGAGCGCATCTCTGGCAACCTGGATGCCCCTGAGGGCGGCTTTGATGCCATCCTGCAGACAGCTGTTTGCAAG GAAAAGATTGGCTGGAGGAAGGACAGCACTCACCTGCTCGTGTTCTCCACCGAATCTGCCTTTCACTATGAAGCTGATGGTACCAACGTCCTGGCAGGGATCCTGGCGAGAAACGATGAGCAATGTCACCTAGACACCGATGGCACCTACGTGTATGACACCAAGCAGGATTATCCTTCGGTGCCCACCCTGGTGCGCCTGTTGGGCCAACACAACATCATCCCCATCTTTGCTGTCACCAACCACTCCTACAGCTACTATGAG aagCTGCGCAAGTATTTCCCCATATCTGAGATCGGGGTGCTCCAGGAGGACTCTTCCAACATCGTGGAGTTGCTCCGCACAGCCTTTGAG CGCATCCGCTCCAAGATGGACATCCGGGCTGACTTCATCCCCAAAGCCATGAAGACAGAGTTCACCTCCTCGATGTATGAAAAGACAGAGTCTGGCTCCTTCCACATCACCCGTGGGGAAGTG GGCAAGTTCAACGTGCGTGTGAAGGCACTTGAGTACATTGGTGGGCAGCACGTCTGCAGCCTCCCTGAGAAAGACCGGCAGGGAGTTATCCACGTGAAACCCACGTCCCTGAGTGACAGCCTTAAAGTCACAGCCTCTGTCATCTGTGACGTGTGTCCTTGTGAACAG CAACAAGAGTTTAGCTCGCGCAAGTGCAGCTTCCACGGGGACTTCGTTTGTGGACAGTGCATCTGCCACCCGGGCTG gCGAGGGGACACGTGCGACTGCTCCCCGGCATCGTCTCCCAACAACGAAGCCTGCATCCGCCCTGGGGATGTGGAGCCGTGCTCGGGCCGGGGCGAGTGCCTGTGCGGGAAGTGCCAGTGCTACTCCGAGGACCTGATACAGCGCTTCGACGGGGCGTTCTGCCAGTACGACGTCCTGCAGTGCCCACGCACCTCCGGCTTCCTCTGCAATG ATCGCGGTCGCTGCTCCAAGGGCGCGTGTGTGTGCGAGAGCGGCTGGGAAGGGCCGGGCTGCGAGTGTCCCATGAGCAACGACACCTGCATCGACAGTCGAGGG GGCATTTGCAACAACCATGGGAGGTGCGAATGCGGCAGATGCATCTGTGACAAGGCTTCGCTGTACACCAGTTCCACCTGCGAAATCAGCTACTCCCTG GGCTTCCAGGCTGTGTGCGAGAGCATCCGGGACTGCGTTCGCTGCCAGGCCTGGGGAACAGGCAACACGAAAGGGAACTGCAGCGCGTGCCACCTCCAGATCCAGATGGtggaagagctgaagaaag AGGAGGCCAGCGAGTACTGCTCGTTCCAGGACGAGGAGGACGATTGCACGTACCACTACACCCTGGAGGGAGACCCCACCGTCCTCCCCAACACTACCGTCCAcgtgcagaagaaaaaag AGTGCCCACCGGGAAGCTTCCTCTGGCTCATCCCGCTGCTCATCTTCCTCAtcctgctcctggggctgctgctgctgctctgctggaagttctgtgcctgctgcaag GCTTGCCTGGCCCTGCTTCCCTGCTGTGCACGAG GTCGCACTGTTGGCTTCAAGGAGGACCACTACATGCTTCGCCACAGCCTCATGTCCTCTGACCACCTGGACACTCCCATGGTCCGCAGCGGGTCCCTCAAGGGCCGGGACATAGTCCGCTGGAAGATCAACAACAATGTTCACAAGCAGGGCTTCACCTCCCTCGCTGCTGCCAACCCCAAAGATCTCA ttcccTACGGGCTGTCTCTGAGGCTGACCCGGCTTTTCACGCAGAACCTGGTGAAGCCGGACACCCGGGAGTGCGAGCAGCTGCGCCAGGAAGTGGAGGAGAAC CTGAATGACGTTTTCAAGCACATCCCCGGCTGCCACAAGCTCCAGCAAACCAAGTTCAG gttacAGCCCAATTCTGGGAAAAG GCAGGACCACACCATTGTGGACACAGTGCTTACCGCCCCTCGCTCAGCCAAGCCAGAGATCATCAAAGTGATGGAAAAGCATGTTTCCCACGAGGCTTTCAATGACCTGAAGGTTTCACCGGGTTATTACACTGTGACCTCAGACCAAG ATGCTCATGGGATGGTGGAGTTCCAAGAGGCCGTGGAGCTGGTGGATGTCCGTGTCCCGCTCTTCATCAGggaggatgatgatgatgagaagcagctgcaggtggagGCTATTGATGTCCCCACCGGCATCGCAGAGATTGGACGCAGGCTTGTCAACATCACCATCATCAAAGAACAAG CCAGCAGCCTCATCACCTTCTTGCAGCCAGCCTATTCCCACAGCCGCTTTGATAAGTTGGCCAAGATCCCTGTCCTCCGGGAGATCATAGACAACGGGAAATCCCAAGTCACCTACAGGACCCGGGATCTCACCGCCAAGAATGGCAGG gaCTACATCTTCACAGAGGGTGACCTGGTCTTCCAGCCTGGGGAGACCCGAAAGGAGGTGCAGGTCCCCTTGCTGGAGCTGACCGAAATAGATACGCTCCTCCACAACTGCCAGCTCAAGCAGTTCGCCATCGACCTCCTCCATCCCAAGTACGGTGCCAAGATTGGCCGATACCCCCAGACCACGGTGACCATCGCCGACCCAG AGGTGGTGGATGGTGTCCCCTCGATGGCTGGTCTGAGCCAGGTCTCCCAGTCCCCCAAAGGCCGCCTGAGTGCACCACTTAATCCCAATGCCCATGCTCTCAGCTCCAGGGAAATCCGCTTCAGCTGGTTTCCTCCACCTGGAAAACCTCTGGGGTACAAG GTGAAATACTGGATCCAAGGGGACCCCGAGTCAGAAGCCCGTCTCATTGATGTCAAAGCACCATCAGCAGAGCTGAGTAACCTCTACCCCTTCTGCGACTACGAGATGCAAGTCTGCGCCTACAACGCCCTGGGTGAAGGGGCTTACTCCGACATCATCCACTGCCGCACGCTTGAGGACG TGCCCAGCGAGCCTGGCCGCTTGGCTTTCAATGTTGTGTCTTCCACCGTGAcacagctgagctgggctgagcctgCAGAAACCAATGGGGAGATCACAGCTTACGAAGTCAGTTATGGACTCGTCAATGAGGACAATG CACCCATTGGCCCAATGAAGAAGGTGCTTGTTGAAGACCCAAAGAAGCGCATGGTGCTGATAGAAAACCTGCGGGAGTCCCAGCCCTATCGCTACATGGTGAAGGCTAGAAatggtgctggctggggaccTGAGAGAGAAGCCACCATCAACCTCGCTACGCAGCCCAAGCGCCCAATGTCCA tCCCCATCATCCCTGATGTCCCCATCATTGATGCAGAGGGAGGTGAGGACTATGACAGCTACCTGATGTACAGCGCAGATGTGCTTCGCTCTCCAGCTGGCAGCAAGCGTCCCAGTGTCTCTGATGATTCAG GCTCCAGGTGGAAATAtgtgcagctgctgggagaagaCTTGGATCTTCGCCGCATCACCTGGAGGCTCCCACCTGAAACCATTCCCCGCCTCTCTGGCAGCAGCCGCTTCTCCTCGGACACCGAGGGTCTCCTCCACGAGGAGGACAGCGACGTGGCTACTGGCAGCCTGCGGAGGAGCGGGACGCCCCGGCCCCAAGCAG AGCACTTGCTGAACGGCCGAGTGGacttctccttccctggcaGTGGCAGCGGCACGCTGACCAGGACAACGAACGCCAGCTACCACCAGCTGACCTCACAcatgcagcaggagcacagggtGTTGGGGAGTTCCTCGCTGACAAGAGACTACTCCACAATGCTGATGGGGCACG ATTACCCGGGGAGACTCCTCCCTCCCATCCATGAAGATGCTGGGAGGACAATCCCACGGCCTCGGGATGTGGGTTTCAGGAGCAGGGCAAAGGTGAAGGGTTACTACCCCAGCACTGGCTTTCGGGACTCTATAATCATGACTGATGGGTCTGCAGGGATTTGCAAGTATATAG ACTCCAGGCTGCCACTGGGCGTCCCTGACACCCCCACACGCCTGGTGTTCTCCGCCCTGGGACCCACCTCCCTGAAGGTGAGCTGGCAGGAGCCGCACTGCGAGAAGGAGGTGCAGGGCTACAGCGTGCAGTACCAGCTCCTCAATGGAG GAGAAGTGCACCGACTCACCATCCCTAACCCCAGCCAGAATTCGGTGGTGGTAGAGGACCTGCTACCCAACCACTCCTACATCTTCAAGGTGAAGGCCCAAAGTGAGGAAGGCTGGGGTCCCGAGAGGGAAGGAGTCATCACGATAGAGTCCCAGGTGGACCCGCAGAGCCCACTCAGCCCTGTACCAG GTTCACCCTTCACGCTGAGCACACCCAGTGCTCCTGGACCACTGGTTTTCACTGCCCTCAGCCCTGACtccctgcagctcagctgggagAGACCCCGCAAGCCCAACGGGTCCATCTTGGGCTACATGGTCACCTGTGAGATGCTGCATGGAGGAG GGGAGCCCAGGAATATCTATGTCGAAGGAGACAATCCGGAAACTACCCTGACTGTGCCCCACCTGAGTGAGAATGTCCCATACAAGTTCAAAGTGCAAGCCAAGACCACCCAAGGCTTTGGGCCAGAGAGAGAAGGCATCATCACCATCGAATCTCAGGATGGAG ggaCTTTCTCCCAGTTTGGAGGACAGCAGTACATGAGAGAAGAAGTGTACAACTTCCCCACCGAATACAGCACCAAAACCAGCATCAGCCATTCCTCTCTGGATCCCCACTTCACAG ACGGCATGCTCATGACAACCCAGCGAGTGGAGAGCGCCAGCAGCACCCTCACCAAACAGGTCACCAAAGAGTTTGTGAGCCGGACCGTGATGTCCAGTGGGACCCTCACCAAACAGATGGAGAGGCAGTTCTACGAGGCCTGA